The sequence CATCGAAATGCAAATTTGAAAAAGAATCATGTACTTGAGAATTGTTGAACGTGTATAAGAAAAAATGTTTCTTATTTATACACAAGACGTGCAATCTGTATGAAAAAAGTAGGCATCAAAAGATATAAATTGGAAAAAATGCAAtcatatatttttaaaaaattataatGAAAATGTTTCTTCAGTATACAAAAAAATGTACAATTcatatgaaaaaagtagacatcaatacATATtctgaaaaatattaatcatgtacttTTTTAATGAGTATAATAAAATTCCTACTGTATACAAACATGTTCGATCCGTATGAACAGAATCAATAGAACTCAAAACACATATTTTTAAAATGTAAATCAGTTATTTTCAAAATTATAAATATGTGCTAAAAATGTTCTGTTTATGGGAAATGTACAAGGTACATAAAATAAAGTGGACATCAAAaccttttaaaaaatgttaattctatatttaaaaatattaaacatgtatatgAAAAGTCCTGATGAATATgaaaaatgtacattgtgtgtgAATTTTTTTATTCCTATTAAAAAAATGTTCCCAATAAAAAAGTTGACAGTGTATTCAAATAAGTGTCCAAAACATGTATTTGACAAAAAATGTTACATTGTATATTTAAAAAATGTGTAACATGTGCACTAAAATTATACATGGTTTACTGAAAAAATTTAGGCATGTGTTGAACAAAAAAGTAAATAATGAAAACCGACCAAGAAACAAAAAACTAGTGAAATTGtaaaaaaacaataataaaaacaaACGAATGAAAATGGTAGAAAACAAGAAAGAAACGAAGATAACCAAAAACATATACATGGGCTAGGGTTTTTGCCTCCTGCCGgcgccgccgcaggtccgcctcctcCCCAGTGCCCCTAGGGCCATTGAGGCGCGGTGGATCTCGACAAGGGCCGGTGGGAGGGCTTCACTTTTTGTCGTTTAtttcagttttgctagggtttgtttCCTGCTTAGGAAGACAAGACGACGGCGgcttcctgaagatggaataaaggtctccccgcctagcccccgttcgacggtgcgtctagcaccgttggtgagcgtgtggaggtgtgtctccggcggatctatctttgctggatttgctcggatctcgtcgttgttcgacTATGTTCAGTTGTCTTCGGATTGGATCCTTCTGATatacgttattcttcatctgcgggGGTTGgtattctggtgcgctggtcctacggggccttagcacgacgacttcacgactgtctactacaacaagttgtgtccgactccggcgatggaggggcgatgatggcggcgtgccttcggctcgcttcagtgcttgtagtcatcgctaggtggtctacggatttgGATGTACTTTCTATTTCTGGCATTTGTTGTACTGCcatatgattgaagatgaatagatcggaaattttctcaaaaaatatataaaagacAAAGAAAATAAAACATTCATTGAAACCCGAAAAAAGAAACAAAGGAACCAAAGAACTCataggaaaaaataaataaataacctaagtgaaaccgagaaagaaacaaagaaaaccgatAAAAAAgtgaacaaaatagaaaaaaacaaagaaacccatgaagaaacaaagaaatcccaaaagaaaaaatagaaaagccAAAAAAAACAACAAGGAAAACACAGACCAAACCAACAAATAGCATATTTGTCGAGAAGCCAGCGAAAAGAAAAAACACCAAAACGGGTTGGGCCAGAAACGATGGGAGGGTAAAATCCTTCAGGCGAGACGAGCTTCTATCACAAGTTGAGCCAGATATAGCTCTCGCGGCGCTCTCTGACTGTAAAGTTTCTTCATTCGGCCGATGCGGGGCTTTAACTCAGTGCAGGACTTTGGGGGGAATTTGACCCAAGTAGAGAGGTTTGAGAAAAAAAATACTTTTCTCCGTCTCATAATAAGGAGAGTCCCTGTATGACGCCCGTGTGCGTCCACGAGCTGCGGCTACGCACATGGTGATCcgaatgggctggcccattttcaGTTTAACTTAAAAAAAAGGCAATGTATGAACGCTGTAGCATTTTGGTACTGTAGGGAAACGATACTGTACCTTCTGGTTTACTGTAGCAGCCCGTTTTTCCTTGGTTTTTACTTCAACATTTTATGAAAATATGAATACATATGCGTGTTtcgaatacacattgaacatttgtaATATAGattgaacaatttttttaaaaaatgtgaACTTTTTTGTAGAAAAATGTCGAACAAAtttcaaatacatgatgaacattttgtatTATACATTGAACAATTTTTAACATATGATGAACAAATTTCAAAATACAAAGCGAATATTTTGTAAAATATACTTTGAACaatattttatatatgataaacatttttgtaatacaAGATGAACTTCTTTATAATGCATGGTGAACTTTTCATCAATATGATAAACATTTTCTTAGTATACGATGAACATATTCGTAATACATGGTGAACTTTTTATATaatatgaaaaaaggaaaaaagaagcaTAAACAGAAAAAATTTAAGCATAAAAAAGGGGAAAATAaaccaaaacaaaagaaaagaaaactgaaAACCGACAAAAGAGTGAAAAAACCGAAAGCAAAAAACAtcagaagaaaaacgaaaaaaagcTCGCAGGAAACAACGTGGAAAACAGGAGAGCAACTAATTAACAAGCGCTCTTTCgaaagcctcgcaacgatcagttCCACTTGGCGCTCTCTCAGCGatttgccacgtgtcgcgctctgggcactTTCTCCGgatttaattttttaatttttctgcACGCGTTTTCAGCCTTTTAAACGTTTTTTTCTGGTTCTTTTCGatgttttggtttttcaccggtcttccctagcttttcgaccaaaaatgtgtcttttttttctttcgcgagagtcacggttttgtttccgcgagaggcacggttgtgctttcgcgagaggcacgaccgagcctcttggaaacgaaaaaaatgtgttttctgtttattttcctttcgcgagaggcacggttttgcttccgcgagaggcacggttgtgctttcgtgagagtcacggccgtgcctattggaaacgaaaaaaaaacatattttttttttgcgaaaggcacggttttgcttccgcaagagtcacggccgtgcctcctcggaaaaaggaaaaaaaatgtgttttttgtttttcttttcttttgcgagagtcgcggttttgcttctgcgagaggcatggttgtgatttcgtcagaggcacgggcgtgcctctttcagaaagggaaaaacccgtgctcccgatttggttttttcgtccggtttttttgtttggttttttcgtgaaaaaaaagttcgtcaaaacctatcaacatgggatctagttttgaaaatctcgacgcgagaaatccaacggcgaaaacggttcgaaatttggacgcaggtttaagagataaaacgttttgaataaacagatttacgaaaaaaagggaaaactcccaggttgggACAAGTGGCGCACATACAGCGCACCACTTGTAGTAACCTGAGGAATTGGAATAATCTTCGCAACaagtactccttaactagtgatttcggaaAAACAGCACGCGTAATCCGTACGTGGGCCGGCCCATGCGGAGGCTCCCTTGAGCGAAGCCTTGACCATTTGCTGCCCGCGGGCGGCAAATAGGATTTGCCACATACGGATTTGTGTTTGCCCCTCTACGTCCGTAAAGTTCTTAATTAGGCCGGCGCGGGGCTCTAACTGGGCCGCAGCCCACAAGGCTGAGCTGGGGCATCTCTGCCCGCATCGCAGCCGTCCATTCGTCACCGATCCAACCGTCCATTGCCCGTTCGCGCGGATCGACGGGCCCACACTACCCCCTTCCCGCGCCGTTTAAATATCTGCCCAAACCCGTCGTCCAAACACAACACACTCCCGCCTTCTCAAATCCCCCATCGCGCCAAATCTCTCCGCACCTCCTCCAACCATGGAcgcctcagccgccgccgccgtctccaagGCGAAGAAGTACGTGGTGGGGCGCAAGCTCGGCGGCGGCCCCAGGAAGAAGGCGGTGGCGCGGTCCGTCAAGGCCGGGCTGCAGTTCCCCGTCGGCCGCATCGGCCGCTTCCTCAAGAAGGGCCGCTACGCGCAGCGCGTCGGCATGGGCGCCCCCGTCTACCTCGCCTCCGTCCTCGAGTACCTCGCCGCCGAGCTCCTTGAGCTGGCCGGGAACGCCGCCAAGGACAACAAAAAGTCCCGCATCATCCCGCGCCACCTGCTGCTCGCCATCCGGAACGACCAGGAGCTCGGCAAGCTGCTCGCCGGCGTCACCATCGCGCACGGCGGCGTGCTGCCCAACATCAACCCCGTGCTGCTCCCCAAGAAGACCGCCGAGACGGAGCCCAAGTCGCCCAAGAAGGCCCCCAAGTCCCCCAAGAAGGCTTAGTCGATTGCTGTCCAGTGCTTCGTAGTAGAATTAGTGTTCGCTGTTTGGGTAATGGTGTCGATGTAATGCTATGTTCTGCCGAGAAAAAAATGTCAGAAATCTCTCTGACTTTTAGTAAATTCTTTGCTCTGTTCTCTGATTGTTCATTGATTTTGCAATGCTACGGAGATTTACATCTGCGTGGTGGGATGAATTGTTGTATTTACCAATTGTTTGAATCTGAATTCACTTCGTGTGGTTACTAGAAAAACAGAGTTGCAAGCTGAAGAAGCCGTGGACCAACCTGTATTTTACCTGTCACGTAATATGATTTCAGGTTCAGAGATTTGTGTATGTCAAGTAATACCAAATCCCACGTTCATGATTTGTGTGCGTCTGTTCATGATTTTGCAATGCTATGTAGTTCTACATCTGTGTGGTGGGATGAATCCTCTGTATTGTATTTACTACTCATTGAATCTGACAAATTCACTTGGCCTGGTTACTAGAAATTCTTAAAAGTCAGAGTTGCAAGATGAGAAGCCAGGCTGTATGAGGCCAGGTTCAGACATTTGTGTATGTCAAGTACCAGTAAACCAAATTTCCAGCTTATGTAGGAATAAATGATTAGCTAAAAAAGCATATTCCTCTAGTGGCTTATGTCAACCGAGATCACTACATTCTAGAACACGTACTATGTTGCTTGATGATGACTGAATAAGTTCAGTTGCACATCTCTGAAACAAATACAGAGAAAGAGGACCCATTATTGATAGCCTACAGTTGCTGGGGTTATGGGAACTTAGAAAGGCTTCTAGCTGATGAGTTGTGAGTGACTAATTTTCTTCATAACAACATCCACTTTTACGATTTCCACACATTTGCTCGTCGTTTTCTTGAAAAATATTGGCTGCTTGTGTGATGCACTGCTGTTTTATATTCTAGTGCCCGCGATCTGTTTTATACTACCATTACATTAATATACTGTAAAAATGTTATTTTGTTCAACAAAAAGTAATCCCTTAAGACAATTGTTTTGTCTTTTGATGATCCTCTGTTAATTTGTCTTTTAAGCATGTTATTTTCTGGATTGTCCATGGAAAAATGGGCAGTAGTAACTACACTGTCTAAGCATACAGTAACTGATGCCTCACTCTTGAATGCCCTACATCTGTTCAGAAGGGCCAGCGTTAGCAACTTGTTACCGAATTCATGATATTTCTCGCAGCTGGTAGAAGGTTTGTACCACACGGAGCAGATCCAAAAACCTGCCAAAGTTTTTAAATGTCACTGCAAATGAAAGTTCAGCCTTACTACATGCAGCGAGGCGCTTGATATACTAATTCAAGGGGGTTGTATACTTGTATGGCCGGAATGATATGTGGCACGATCAAAATGAATTCATTAGCGGTTTGCACCGGCTCTTGTTGCACATTTtcaacttagagcatctccagccgcgtccccaacaaggccccccaggtgatttttcggccgccggcgccaaaaaatcggcccagtcgcgccctcaggggcccatttttcgccggctcaggccgaaattggcgccggcaaacccaacccgaacccggcgcgctggggggcgctcgggggcgccgggcaaatcgtttttggcgcgaaagcgccggggccagccgcgtcagcgacaccgcccgcctcgtcttctcctgacgcctcggtttcccgcggggaatcaatggcaaggctgccgccggtcagctttgtcattgattcctcacgggcggcgcgtcacggggcggtgcgccgacgcctcccctccctcggacGTGTACACACGGACGCGGCGCGGCTATATATGGCCTCGCTCGCCTGTGATGAGTGCCACCTCTCCACCtatcccgagcgccgccgccgagctcttctcccccagccctccctctcccgagcgccgccgccgatctCTTCTCCCCAGCCACTGCATCTCcccgatggccgagcgtttccccggagacgaggcggcggccaacggcttcggccgccgttcgctccgcgaacaagagtcctggctcctgttccaggcgaacatcccggcgccgccagaCATGCACGCCGGGCCGACGGGCTGGAGGCTCAGcaatgggggagtgcccattcccccgttgcccgacgccgtcgccaaggaggttcggctcctcctcctcttcttcctcgtcgcaCTCTGCCTCCCAATCCTCCGGAACTCcgacgctgctcggcgtcaaggccgagcccgcggcggagacgctgctcgaccggcgcactcgcagcgccggcatcatcatcagcGAGGGCGGACGACGCGCCTCCTCGTTGGCTCCTcccccgcgcttcgtcaagccgaagacggagccgggtctCGCGCCGGTGAAGGAGCCGGgcctggcgccggtgaagacggagcacggcgaggtcgagctcgacgacgacgcggcccttgaatgggcacacgaggactccctgaagatggcgagggagcgccagtgcgccgccctgcggcGTTTCACGCAGCGCCGCcgaggccgcgacgaaggaggagtcgtcatcatcgacgacaacgacgatgacgacgacacgCCGCCGCCGTTGCCACCAGCCagggaggggtccagcaggggcgcccgagtcaaggaggagaaggccgacgatggcggcgacgacggcgacttctCGGCCTTCAGCAAGCTTTTTTTATTAGTTTTTATATGTAATGGCGACTACTCGCCTTAAATCCGCGAATATAAGCCCAAATTTGCCGAAATTTGGCGTGTTTTAGCCGAACTTTGCCTAAATTTGCAACACAATTTTTTTTCCCGCGCCTGGGGCTGgccctgggggcggcggctgggggccaactcgcccccATGCCCATTATTTGCGCCGGGTCACCCCCAGGCGGCAATTTTAGgcgcccccggggggggggggggggggcaacggctggagatgctcttataacaCACTTATCCAAGCACCACACAATTTTCCCACGCTTCTCCACATCACAGATTTGGGAATTTCCAGGCAAAAGCGATGACCATTCTTTTCCCAGTGGGA comes from Triticum aestivum cultivar Chinese Spring chromosome 5B, IWGSC CS RefSeq v2.1, whole genome shotgun sequence and encodes:
- the LOC123113660 gene encoding probable histone H2A.5, translating into MDASAAAAVSKAKKYVVGRKLGGGPRKKAVARSVKAGLQFPVGRIGRFLKKGRYAQRVGMGAPVYLASVLEYLAAELLELAGNAAKDNKKSRIIPRHLLLAIRNDQELGKLLAGVTIAHGGVLPNINPVLLPKKTAETEPKSPKKAPKSPKKA